DNA sequence from the Pseudomonas tritici genome:
TCATCGGCTCCAGGCTGAAGTCCATGAAGTCTTCCATCAACAACTTGCCCTGGCTGTAGGCGTCCATCAGTTCATTGTTCTTGCGCATGAACGACTCAGGGTCGACCCAGCCCAGGCGGCCCATCTGTTCGCTCCACAGGGTGGCGCAGTCGCCATGGATCAACGTGTCGTCCAGATCAAAAATTACCAATGCCATCGGTCATGCTCTCTCAATAAAACGTTGCATCAGGCTACTTCACACAGGGCGCTTGGGTCGATGGTAAGTGCCAGGCGTTGCCCGTCAGGGTGCAGATCGTCGGCCGAGCGGTTGAGTACGTCCACCACCAATTCCACACCTCGTGCTTCGATGCGGTAGCGAATCACGTTGCCCAACAGGCTATGGCTGCGCACCAGGGCATCCAGCTCGCCGGTGCGGCTGAGTTCGATGGCCTCCGGGCGAATCGCGATGCGGCTATTGAAAGGGCGTTGCAGCAGTTGCGCAGCCTTGTCGGCGTCCAGCAGGTTGTAGTTGCCGATGAAACCTGCGGCGAACACGTCGACGGGGGCTGTGTAGAGGGTTTCGGCATCGCCGCTCTGCACGATCTTGCCCTGGTTCATCAGGAAGATGCGGTCGGACATGGTCAGGGCTTCTTCCTGGTCATGGGTCACGAAGATGGTGGTCAACCCCAGCTCGCGCTGGATCTGGCGGATCTGTTCGCGCAGGTGCTTGCGAATCCGTGCGTCCAGCGCCGACAGCGGCTCATCCAGCAGCAGCAGGCGCGGGCGGGTAACCAGGGAACGCGCGAGCGCCACGCGCTGGCACTGGCCGCCGGACATCTGGTGCGGATAGCGGCCGGCGAGGTCCTTGAGTTCCACCAGTTGCAGCACTTCCTGCACGCGCTTGTGGCTGTCGTCGGCGTTGACCTTTTGCATGCGCAGGCCGAAGGCGACGTTTTGTTCCACGGTCATGTTGGGGAACAACGCATAGCTCTGGAACACCATGCCGATGTTTCGTTTCTGCGGGCTCAGCGGGACGATGTCCTGCCCATCCAGCAGAATTTTCCCACTGTCCACCGAGGTCAGCCCGGCGATGCAGCGCAGTAGGGTGGACTTGCCGCAACCTGACGGGCCGAGCAGGGTGACGAACTCACCCTTGGCGATCTCGCAGTTGATATCACTGAACACCGGGGTGCCGGCGTAGCTTTTTTGCAGGTGTTGGACGCTGACGAAGCTCATTGGCTTTTGTCCTTGTTCAAGATGTTGGCGGCCCAGGTCAGCACCAGCACAAAGAAGAAATAGGAAATCACAACGGCACTGGTGAAGTGGCCGCTGCTGTTGCGCATATTGTTCAGGTACACCTGCAGGGTTTCGTAGCGGGTGCCCACCAGGATGTGGGCAAACACGAACTCACCGAACAGGAACGAAAACGACAGCAACAGCGCGACCATCAGGCCTTTGCGCAAATTCGGCAGCACCACAAAGATCGCGGCCTGCCAGGTGCTGGCGCCGAGTAATTGTGAAGCGTCCATCAGGTCGCGCAGGTTGATGGCTTGCAAGTTGTTGGTGATCGCCCGGTACATGAACGGCAGGGCTACGGTGAAGTAGCAGCCGATCAGGATCCACGGCGTACCGACCATGGCCAGCGGCCCGGAGCCATAAAGTTGCAGCAAGCCCACCGACGACACCACCGGCGGCACCGCAAAGGGCAGCAGGATGAGGATGTTCATCAGCGCATCCAGCTTGGGGAAGTGGTAATGCACCACGAACAGCAGCGGCAGAATCAACACCACCGACAGTATCAGCGCCCCCACGCACACCAGCAGCGATTGCCCGAAGGCCATCAAGAAGCGCGGGTCGCTCCACAGCTGCACGTACCATTTCACGGTAAAACCGGCGGGCAGAATGGTTGCCGACCAACTGCTGGCAATGGAGTAGACAAAGGTGCCCACCAGCGGCAACACCAGGATCGCAAATAACAACCACACCACTACCCGATGGTAGAGGGAGGCCGGGCCGGCTTCAGCGCGAGACATGGTAGCTCCTCTTGAGCAGCAGTTGATGGACCACGGTGACCACGGTCATCAGCGCCACCAGCACCACGGCCAGGGCGCTGGCCATGTTCGGGTCGAGGGACACATCGCCGGACACCAGGCCCGCGATGCGGATCGGCAGCACGTTGAAGTTGCCGGTAGTCAATGCGTAAACCGTGGCGTAGGCGCCCAAGGCATTCGCCAGCAGAATCACGAACGTACCGAGCAGGGCAGGGGTGAGCACCGGCAGGCCGATATGCCGCCAGAACTGCCAGCCATTCGCGCCGAGCAAGGCGGCCGACTCACGCCAGTCTTCGCGCAGCGCGTCGAAGGCCGGGTACAGCAGCAACACGCCGAGCGGAATCTGGAAGTAGGTATAGAGGATGATCAACCCGGTTTTGGAATACAGGTTGAAGTCCTGAATGATCCCCGCCTGCTTGAGCATGATGGTGATGCTGCCGTTGAAGCCCAGCAGGATGATGAACGCGAACGCCAGTGGCACGCCGGCGAAGTTGCTGGTCATGTTGGCGAAGGCGGTGACGAAATTGCGCAGCGGCGAATCCACCCGGCGCAACGAGTAGCTGCCCAGCGTGGCGATGATGATGCCGAAGATGCTGGAGTAGACGCTGATCTCCAGGCTGAACTGAATGGCTTGCAGGTAGAACTTCGAGCTGAAGATGCGTACGAAGTTTTCCAGGCCCCAGCCGGCTTCTTCAGTCTGCAGGCTGTTGATCAGTACCCAGACGAGCGGGGCAATCTCGAACACGATAAAGAACAGTGCGAAAGGCACCAGGCACAGCAGTGCCAGCCATTTGCCACGGGTCATTTCAACAGCTCCCGGCATACAGGTTTGTCGTGGGGCACGCCGAGCAGTTCGCAGACGGTGCCGCAGAGGTCGGTTTGTTTCGGCGTGGCAGTGGTGTCCAGGCTGAACGCATCGCCGAGCACAAACAGTGGTACTTCGCGTTCTTCGGGCAACAGGCCGTTATGGGAGCGGTCGTTGTTCATGCCGTGGTCGGCGGTCACCAGGACCTGGTAGCCAGCGTCGAGCCAGGCTTGCAGGTAATCAGCCAGGATGATGTCGGCCGAGCGTGCGCTGTTGCGGTATTGCGCGGTGTCGAGGCCGTGCTTGTGGCCGGCGTCGTCGATGTTCATCGGATGAACCACCAAAAAATTCGGCGTGTGTTTGAGGCGCAGGCTTTCGGCGTCGGCGAACAAGTGGGAATCCGGGTAATGGTCATTCCAGTAGAAATGCCCGTGTTGTATCGCCAGCGCCTTGTCGTCGGTATGACGGTCGCGGGCGGCGATAAAGGGCGTGCGGTTATACAACTCGCTGACCCAGTGGTAGGCCGCCGCCGCAGTGGTAAGGCCGGCGTCGGTGGCGTAATGAAAAATGCTGCGCTGGTTGGACAGGCGCGAGACGTTGTTGTGGACGATACCGCTCTGGATCGGAGGCACGCCGGTGAGGATGCATTCATACAGCGGGCGGGACAGGGCGGGCAGTTCACATTCCAGCTTGTAGAGGGCTGCGCGTCCTGCGCCGACATAGGCCTGCAAGTGCCCCATGGCGTGCCGGGCAACCTCGAAGTTCAGGCCGTCGAGCACCACAAGGATGACATTGTGCTTCATGGGGGCTGGCGCTCCGCAACAGTAGGCTTGACTCAATTTCTCTGACACAAACGGGTCAAATTGTGGGAGCTGGCTTGCCTGCGATGGCGGTGCATCAGTCGACACAGAGGTTGAATGTCAGACCGCTATCGCAGGCAAGCCAGCTCCCACACTGACTGCATTTCAGGCCGGGAGCCTGATTACTTCATCTCTACGATGACCTGCTCGTTCCACAACTGAGGCAGCTTCTTGGAAGTCGCCTCCCAGGCATCGGCATCCTTGATCGGCTGCGGGTTGGCCTTGGTGTACTGCTCGCCCGGGATCAGGTTCTTGGCGATATCGGCCGGCAGTTTCAGGTCGGTTTCAGCGCGGATCGGACGTGCGTTGCCTTTCGCCAGGTTGAGCTGGCCGGCATCGCTGAAGATGTATTCGCGAGTCAGCTTGGCGGCGTTCGGGTGCTTGGCGTATTTGTTGATGATGGTGGTGTAGCCGGATTTAACCGAACCGTCCGATGGGATCAGCACTACATAGTCATCCGGGTTGGCCATCTTGGCCTTATAGCTCAGGCCGTTGAAGTCCCAGACGATACCCACTTCGACTTCGCCTTTTTCCATGGTGGCAATGGTCGGGTTAGAGAGGCCGAGACGACCTTGCTGGGCAATCTTGGTGAAGAATTGCAGGCCTGGCGCGATGTTCTTCTCGTCGCCTTTGTTGGCAATGGCGGCGGCGAGTACGGCGTTGGAGGCTTGGGCCGCGGTGCTCACGTCACCGACGGAGACCTTGTATTTGCCGGTCTGCAGGTCAGCCCAGCTGGTAGGCACCTCGGAACCGTGCAGCAGCTTTTTGTTGACGATAAACGCGATGGTGCCGGTGTAGGCCAATGCCCAGTGACCGTCTTTATCTTTCGCCCAATCCGGAATCTGGGCCCAGGTCGACGGTTTGTACGGCTGGGTGACTTCCTGCTTCACCGCAATCGGGCCGAAGGCTGCGCCCACGTCGCCGATATCGGCACTGGCGTTGTCTTTTTCGGCTTTGAACTTGGCGATTTCCTGGGCCGAGCTCATGTCGGTGTCGATGTGCTTGAGGCCGTAGGTCTTGGCCAGGTC
Encoded proteins:
- a CDS encoding ABC transporter ATP-binding protein — protein: MSFVSVQHLQKSYAGTPVFSDINCEIAKGEFVTLLGPSGCGKSTLLRCIAGLTSVDSGKILLDGQDIVPLSPQKRNIGMVFQSYALFPNMTVEQNVAFGLRMQKVNADDSHKRVQEVLQLVELKDLAGRYPHQMSGGQCQRVALARSLVTRPRLLLLDEPLSALDARIRKHLREQIRQIQRELGLTTIFVTHDQEEALTMSDRIFLMNQGKIVQSGDAETLYTAPVDVFAAGFIGNYNLLDADKAAQLLQRPFNSRIAIRPEAIELSRTGELDALVRSHSLLGNVIRYRIEARGVELVVDVLNRSADDLHPDGQRLALTIDPSALCEVA
- a CDS encoding ABC transporter permease; translated protein: MSRAEAGPASLYHRVVVWLLFAILVLPLVGTFVYSIASSWSATILPAGFTVKWYVQLWSDPRFLMAFGQSLLVCVGALILSVVLILPLLFVVHYHFPKLDALMNILILLPFAVPPVVSSVGLLQLYGSGPLAMVGTPWILIGCYFTVALPFMYRAITNNLQAINLRDLMDASQLLGASTWQAAIFVVLPNLRKGLMVALLLSFSFLFGEFVFAHILVGTRYETLQVYLNNMRNSSGHFTSAVVISYFFFVLVLTWAANILNKDKSQ
- a CDS encoding ABC transporter permease; its protein translation is MTRGKWLALLCLVPFALFFIVFEIAPLVWVLINSLQTEEAGWGLENFVRIFSSKFYLQAIQFSLEISVYSSIFGIIIATLGSYSLRRVDSPLRNFVTAFANMTSNFAGVPLAFAFIILLGFNGSITIMLKQAGIIQDFNLYSKTGLIILYTYFQIPLGVLLLYPAFDALREDWRESAALLGANGWQFWRHIGLPVLTPALLGTFVILLANALGAYATVYALTTGNFNVLPIRIAGLVSGDVSLDPNMASALAVVLVALMTVVTVVHQLLLKRSYHVSR
- a CDS encoding alkaline phosphatase family protein, giving the protein MKHNVILVVLDGLNFEVARHAMGHLQAYVGAGRAALYKLECELPALSRPLYECILTGVPPIQSGIVHNNVSRLSNQRSIFHYATDAGLTTAAAAYHWVSELYNRTPFIAARDRHTDDKALAIQHGHFYWNDHYPDSHLFADAESLRLKHTPNFLVVHPMNIDDAGHKHGLDTAQYRNSARSADIILADYLQAWLDAGYQVLVTADHGMNNDRSHNGLLPEEREVPLFVLGDAFSLDTTATPKQTDLCGTVCELLGVPHDKPVCRELLK
- a CDS encoding ABC transporter substrate-binding protein, producing the protein MKQLFLASLLGSTIAMCTAAMAADTDLKTLEAAAKAEGAVNSVGMPDDWANWKGTWEDLAKTYGLKHIDTDMSSAQEIAKFKAEKDNASADIGDVGAAFGPIAVKQEVTQPYKPSTWAQIPDWAKDKDGHWALAYTGTIAFIVNKKLLHGSEVPTSWADLQTGKYKVSVGDVSTAAQASNAVLAAAIANKGDEKNIAPGLQFFTKIAQQGRLGLSNPTIATMEKGEVEVGIVWDFNGLSYKAKMANPDDYVVLIPSDGSVKSGYTTIINKYAKHPNAAKLTREYIFSDAGQLNLAKGNARPIRAETDLKLPADIAKNLIPGEQYTKANPQPIKDADAWEATSKKLPQLWNEQVIVEMK